One stretch of Priestia megaterium DNA includes these proteins:
- the truB gene encoding tRNA pseudouridine(55) synthase TruB — protein sequence MDGVLVLHKPAGLTSHDCVFKVRKLLRTKKVGHTGTLDPDVTGVLPICIGRATKIVEYLTGATKTYEGEVTLGFSTTTEDSSGEVVEEKKVVDSFSRAQIEEVLSSMTGELQQVPPMYSAVKVKGKKLYEYARQGIEVERPVRTIHIYNFELLDDRATFEGEQISFKFRVTCSKGTYVRTLAVMIGEALGYPSHMSYLQRTGSGQFSLEDCVTFEDIERAVEEETINEKLHSIEEALNHLPKLQISDTLAEKVKNGAVLPCTEDEELKKEPFFLMINSAGKCLAIYAQHPTKKHLMKPVKVLAID from the coding sequence GTGGACGGTGTTTTAGTTTTACATAAACCAGCTGGCCTGACTTCGCACGACTGTGTGTTTAAAGTCCGAAAGCTGCTTCGTACTAAAAAAGTAGGGCATACAGGCACATTAGACCCAGACGTTACAGGGGTATTGCCTATTTGCATCGGTAGAGCTACCAAAATTGTAGAATATCTAACAGGAGCTACTAAAACCTATGAAGGAGAAGTTACACTCGGATTTTCTACAACAACAGAAGATTCTTCCGGAGAGGTTGTAGAAGAAAAGAAAGTAGTGGATTCTTTTTCACGTGCTCAAATCGAAGAAGTGCTGTCTTCGATGACAGGAGAACTTCAGCAAGTCCCTCCAATGTATTCAGCGGTAAAGGTCAAAGGTAAAAAACTATATGAATATGCAAGGCAAGGAATCGAGGTAGAGCGCCCTGTTAGAACCATTCATATCTATAACTTTGAACTGCTGGATGATCGCGCTACATTTGAGGGAGAACAAATTTCCTTCAAATTCCGCGTAACGTGCAGCAAAGGTACATATGTGCGAACGCTTGCTGTGATGATTGGAGAAGCTCTTGGCTATCCATCTCATATGTCGTATTTGCAGCGAACGGGTTCGGGGCAGTTTTCACTGGAAGATTGTGTGACATTTGAAGATATTGAGCGGGCGGTAGAAGAAGAAACGATCAATGAGAAACTACATTCGATCGAAGAAGCTCTTAATCATTTGCCGAAACTTCAAATTAGTGATACATTAGCAGAGAAAGTGAAAAACGGCGCGGTATTGCCGTGTACGGAAGATGAAGAGTTAAAAAAAGAACCATTCTTTTTAATGATAAATTCTGCAGGCAAGTGCTTAGCAATTTATGCTCAGCACCCAACAAAAAAACATTTAATGAAGCCGGTTAAAGTGTTGGCAATCGACTAG
- the nusA gene encoding transcription termination factor NusA — MSSELFDALVILEKEKGISKDVIIEAIEAALISAYKRNFNQAQNVRVDLNLERGSMRVFARKDVVDEVYDPRLEISVEEAQTINPNFQLDDVVEIEVTPKDFGRIAAQTAKQVVTQRVREAERGVIYSEFSDREEDIMTGIVQRQDSRFIYVSLGKIEALLPQSEQMPNEQYKPHDRIKVYITKVEKTTKGPQIYVSRTHPGLLKRLFEKEVPEIYDGTVELKSVAREAGDRSKISVHSEYAEVDPVGSCVGPKGQRVQAVVNELKGEKIDIVRWSNDPVEFVANALSPSKVVDVIVDENEKATTVIVPDYQLSLAIGKRGQNARLAAKLTGWKIDIKSQSEAEQEGMVVKNSDDMLVSQHAFDSDEDME, encoded by the coding sequence ATGAGCAGTGAGTTATTTGATGCCTTAGTCATTCTTGAAAAAGAGAAAGGCATTAGCAAAGATGTAATTATTGAAGCAATTGAAGCAGCGCTAATTTCTGCTTACAAACGCAACTTTAACCAAGCGCAAAACGTACGCGTTGATTTAAATTTAGAAAGAGGTTCAATGCGCGTGTTTGCTCGCAAAGATGTGGTTGATGAAGTATATGATCCACGTCTGGAAATTTCGGTTGAAGAAGCACAAACAATCAACCCTAACTTCCAGCTAGACGATGTGGTTGAAATCGAAGTAACGCCAAAAGACTTTGGACGCATCGCGGCTCAAACAGCAAAACAAGTTGTTACACAGCGTGTTCGTGAGGCGGAACGAGGCGTTATCTATTCAGAGTTCAGTGATCGCGAAGAAGATATTATGACAGGTATTGTTCAGCGTCAAGATTCGCGCTTCATTTATGTGAGCCTTGGCAAAATTGAAGCATTGCTTCCTCAAAGCGAGCAAATGCCAAATGAACAGTATAAACCTCATGATCGTATTAAAGTGTATATTACGAAAGTAGAAAAAACAACAAAAGGCCCACAAATCTATGTTTCACGTACACACCCAGGTCTTTTAAAACGTCTTTTCGAAAAAGAAGTACCGGAAATCTATGACGGTACAGTTGAATTAAAATCAGTAGCTCGCGAAGCTGGAGACCGTTCAAAAATCTCTGTTCATTCTGAGTATGCTGAAGTAGATCCGGTCGGTTCTTGTGTTGGGCCAAAAGGTCAGCGCGTACAGGCTGTTGTGAATGAACTAAAAGGTGAAAAAATTGACATCGTTCGCTGGTCAAATGATCCAGTTGAATTTGTTGCCAATGCTTTAAGTCCATCTAAGGTAGTAGATGTGATTGTAGATGAAAATGAAAAAGCAACAACTGTTATCGTTCCTGACTATCAGCTGTCACTTGCAATTGGTAAACGTGGACAAAATGCACGTCTAGCCGCTAAGCTGACAGGTTGGAAAATTGATATTAAAAGTCAATCAGAAGCTGAGCAAGAAGGTATGGTTGTAAAAAACAGCGATGATATGCTAGTAAGTCAACATGCATTTGATTCAGATGAAGATATGGAATAA
- the ribF gene encoding bifunctional riboflavin kinase/FAD synthetase translates to METIEIRHPHHFQREAVQQSVLALGYFDGVHLGHQQVINSAKQLADEKGIASAVMTFTPHPSVVLGRNVQHIDMITPLQEKKKLIEEMGIDFLYIVHFDKQFAALLPQEFVDQYIIGLNVQHVVAGFDYTYGKLGKGTMEILPFHSRSKFTQTTIDKLTNGEEKISSTLIRENLANGDMHRVKELLGRYYEVSGTVTHGEKRGRQIGFPTANIALDDEYLLPRIGVYAVELQLHGKWYAGVCNVGYKPTFHDNLEKPTIEVHLLSFDEQIYDQHVTVKWHRMIRSEKKFSGIEELVGQISKDKEEALAYFEGIQKHKK, encoded by the coding sequence TTGGAAACGATTGAAATTCGACATCCACACCACTTTCAACGAGAAGCTGTTCAACAATCAGTGTTAGCGCTTGGTTATTTTGATGGTGTGCATTTAGGGCATCAGCAAGTGATAAATTCAGCAAAACAGTTAGCGGATGAAAAAGGCATAGCTAGTGCTGTTATGACGTTTACTCCTCACCCTTCTGTGGTGCTCGGGCGCAATGTACAGCACATTGATATGATCACACCACTTCAAGAAAAAAAGAAACTCATTGAGGAAATGGGAATTGACTTTTTATATATCGTTCATTTTGATAAACAGTTTGCAGCACTATTGCCTCAAGAGTTTGTTGATCAGTATATTATTGGCCTGAATGTGCAGCATGTGGTAGCTGGATTTGACTATACGTATGGAAAGTTAGGTAAAGGAACAATGGAAATACTACCATTTCATTCTCGATCAAAATTCACTCAAACAACAATTGATAAGTTAACAAATGGCGAAGAAAAAATTAGTTCAACGCTTATTCGCGAAAATTTAGCAAATGGAGACATGCATCGAGTAAAAGAGCTGCTTGGGCGCTATTATGAAGTGTCAGGTACAGTAACTCATGGAGAAAAGCGAGGCAGGCAAATAGGTTTTCCGACTGCTAACATCGCTTTAGACGATGAGTATTTACTTCCGCGCATCGGCGTGTATGCTGTTGAGCTTCAGCTCCACGGCAAGTGGTATGCAGGAGTATGCAACGTGGGCTACAAGCCGACTTTTCACGATAATTTAGAAAAGCCAACAATCGAAGTCCACTTATTATCATTTGACGAGCAAATCTACGATCAGCACGTAACGGTGAAATGGCACCGAATGATTCGTTCAGAAAAAAAGTTCAGCGGCATCGAAGAGCTTGTCGGTCAGATCTCAAAGGACAAGGAAGAAGCCCTTGCTTATTTTGAAGGAATTCAAAAACATAAAAAATAA
- the rnpM gene encoding RNase P modulator RnpM has protein sequence MNNRKKVPMRKCVATGEMKPKKELVRVVRSKEGDVSVDVTGKKSGRGAYVSKDKEAILLAKKKNVLSTHLGASIDEAVYEELLALVEKEKQSR, from the coding sequence GTGAACAATCGTAAAAAAGTCCCGATGCGAAAATGTGTGGCCACTGGAGAAATGAAGCCTAAAAAAGAGCTAGTACGCGTTGTACGCTCAAAAGAAGGCGACGTTTCAGTTGATGTAACGGGTAAAAAGTCCGGGCGCGGAGCTTATGTAAGCAAGGATAAAGAAGCAATTTTATTGGCAAAAAAGAAAAATGTGCTTTCGACACATTTAGGCGCGTCAATAGATGAAGCGGTTTATGAAGAGTTGCTAGCGCTTGTAGAAAAGGAGAAACAGTCACGCTAA
- the rimP gene encoding ribosome maturation factor RimP — MSKNVKQTVEEMVSPILEEMNLELVEIEYVKEGKDWFLRVFIDSDTGVDIEDCGAVSEKLSEKMDAVDPIPHNYFLEVSSPGAERPLKKDKDFERAIGKHVYIKTYEPIEGAKEFEGELQSFDGETVTLSIRIKTRTKTVVLPYDKVAFARLAIVF; from the coding sequence ATGAGTAAAAATGTAAAACAAACAGTGGAAGAAATGGTTTCCCCTATCTTAGAGGAAATGAATTTAGAGCTTGTTGAAATTGAATACGTAAAAGAAGGAAAAGATTGGTTTTTACGTGTGTTTATCGACTCTGATACCGGCGTGGATATCGAAGACTGCGGAGCAGTAAGTGAAAAATTGAGTGAGAAAATGGATGCAGTAGATCCAATCCCTCATAACTATTTTTTAGAAGTATCATCACCTGGTGCGGAACGCCCATTAAAAAAAGATAAAGATTTTGAACGTGCAATTGGTAAGCATGTATACATAAAAACATATGAACCAATTGAAGGTGCAAAAGAATTTGAAGGCGAATTACAATCATTTGACGGAGAAACTGTCACATTATCTATTCGTATCAAAACACGCACAAAAACGGTGGTTTTACCATATGACAAAGTCGCTTTTGCTCGATTAGCGATTGTATTTTAA
- a CDS encoding DUF503 domain-containing protein: MIGLVECECLIYDAASLKEKRAVLQRILMRLKQRFNVSVSETDFQDVWQRTKISIVAVSSSRVTTEQELQKALSLIDSFPEIERTITTFDWL; this comes from the coding sequence ATGATTGGACTAGTGGAGTGTGAATGCTTAATTTACGATGCTGCTTCTCTTAAAGAAAAACGTGCCGTGCTTCAGCGCATCTTGATGCGCTTGAAGCAGCGGTTTAACGTATCAGTTTCAGAAACTGATTTTCAAGATGTGTGGCAACGAACAAAAATTAGCATTGTCGCAGTCTCATCTAGCCGTGTCACAACGGAACAAGAACTGCAAAAAGCGCTAAGCTTGATTGATTCTTTTCCAGAGATTGAACGTACCATTACAACTTTTGATTGGTTATAA
- the rbfA gene encoding 30S ribosome-binding factor RbfA, protein MNIRATRVGEQMKKEMGEILNRKIKDPRIGFVTVTDVQVSGDLQQAKVYISVLGDAEQRENTLKGLAKAKGFIRSEIGQRIRLRKTPEITFEFDESIDYGNRIESLLHEIKKESDDHQENE, encoded by the coding sequence ATGAACATAAGAGCAACTAGAGTCGGAGAACAAATGAAAAAAGAGATGGGCGAGATTTTAAATCGTAAAATCAAGGATCCGCGCATCGGTTTTGTGACTGTAACAGATGTTCAAGTATCAGGCGATTTACAGCAAGCGAAAGTTTATATCTCTGTTTTAGGAGATGCTGAACAGCGTGAGAATACGTTAAAAGGACTTGCGAAAGCAAAAGGATTTATTCGCTCAGAAATCGGTCAGCGCATTCGCTTACGTAAAACACCTGAAATTACGTTTGAGTTTGATGAATCAATTGATTATGGTAATCGAATTGAATCATTGCTTCATGAAATTAAAAAAGAAAGCGATGACCATCAAGAGAACGAATAA
- a CDS encoding YlxQ family RNA-binding protein — protein sequence MNEQWISFLGLANRARKLISGEELVVREVRKQKAKLVLLASDASENTKKKVTDKCSYYNVSVKIVPDRYTLGQAIGKDARVVVAVMDEGFAKKLATMLG from the coding sequence ATGAATGAACAATGGATCTCCTTTTTAGGGCTTGCAAACCGTGCACGCAAATTGATTTCTGGAGAAGAACTTGTGGTTAGAGAAGTTCGGAAACAAAAAGCAAAGTTAGTACTTTTAGCAAGCGATGCGTCTGAAAACACAAAGAAAAAAGTAACGGATAAATGTTCTTACTACAACGTTTCGGTTAAAATCGTTCCCGATCGCTACACGCTAGGTCAAGCGATTGGTAAAGATGCTCGAGTTGTGGTAGCCGTTATGGACGAGGGATTTGCTAAAAAGCTAGCAACGATGCTCGGTTAA
- a CDS encoding PolC-type DNA polymerase III — MEAQTLGKKERFKLLLQQLELTSDQIVPYFENAAIEKLVIQKEQKKWHFHFSLEGLLPFEIYELFHARMSSAFSHIASVSFSIQTVNKECTEEHVQSYWKHCIGEMQGISPLLQSLLQDQMPRLNGAKLIVNARHDAEGTALRKKYSQLIADQYASYGFPNLQLMTEVVHSEEAFQQFVEQRKQEDTEKVLQAITEMQNKENEKSDGPDLPKGPLTIGYTIKDETVRLDSIVDEEKRIAVEGYVFDAETRELRSGRTLLIFKVTDYTNSIMVKMFSRDKEDIPLLQAIKKGMWVKVRGSVQNDTFVRDLVMIGNDVNEITGPARQDTAPEDEKRVELHLHTPMSQMDAVSSVGALVGQAKKWGHPAVAITDHAVAQSFPEAYGAGKKNGIKILYGVEVNLVDDGVPIAYNPQHVDLTEATYVVFDVETTGLSAVYDTIIELAAVKMKEGEIIDRFERFANPHHPLSATTIELTGITDDMVQNAPEISEVLRDFHEWMGDSILVAHNASFDMGFLNMGLQKIGLEKAANGVIDTLELGRFLYPHMKNHRLNTLAKKFDIELVQHHRAIYDAETTGYLLNKMLKDAFEREITMHDRLNDYMGEGNAYQRARPYHATLLAQNDAGLKNLFKLVSISHLNYFYRVPRIPRSQLDKYREGILIGTACDRGEVFEGMMQKGIDEVEGAAEFYDYIEVQPPDNYKHLIELDLVRDEKALKDIISNIVKLGEKIGKPVVATGNVHYLNPEDKIYRKILIGSQGGANPLNRHQLPDVHFRSTDEMLNCFSFLDGDKAKEIVVHNTQKIADMIDDIKPIKDDLYTPKIEGADEEMREMSYAMARSIYGEELPEVVEARLEKELKSIIGHGFAVIYLISHKLVKKSLNDGYLVGSRGSVGSSFVATMTEITEVNPLPPHYVCPKCKKSEFFNDGSVGSGFDLPDKSCDDCGVPFIKDGHDIPFETFLGFKGDKVPDIDLNFSGEYQPRAHNYTKVLFGEDNVYRAGTIGTVAEKTAYGYVKGYAGDRDLHLRNAEVDRLVAGCTGVKRTTGQHPGGIIVVPDYMDIFDFSPIQFPADDRNSEWRTTHFDFHSIHDNLLKLDILGHDDPTVIRMLQDLSGIDPKTIPTDDPEVMKIFSGTESLGVTEEQIMCKTGTLGIPEFGTRFVRQMLEDTKPTTFSELVQISGLSHGTDVWLGNAQELIRNDICNLSEVIGCRDDIMVYLIYQGLEPSLAFKIMESVRKGKGLTPEFEEEMIKNGVPDWYIDSCKKIKYMFPKAHAAAYVLMAVRIAYFKVHHALLYYAAYFTVRADDFDIDTMIKGSTAIRAKMEEINAKGLDASPKEKNLLTVLELSLEMCERGYSFKKVDLYESSADEFLIDGTSLVPPFNAIPGLGTNAALNIVKARETGEFLSKEDLQQRGKVSKTILEYLDNHGCLESLPDQNQLSLF, encoded by the coding sequence TTGGAAGCACAAACGCTAGGAAAAAAGGAGCGTTTTAAGTTGCTGCTGCAGCAGTTAGAGCTGACGAGTGATCAAATTGTTCCTTATTTTGAAAACGCAGCGATTGAAAAGCTCGTCATTCAGAAAGAACAAAAAAAATGGCATTTCCATTTTTCTTTAGAAGGGTTATTACCTTTTGAGATTTATGAGTTATTCCATGCTCGCATGTCTTCAGCTTTTTCTCATATTGCGAGTGTTTCTTTTTCTATTCAAACCGTTAATAAAGAATGTACGGAAGAGCATGTACAGTCATATTGGAAGCATTGTATTGGGGAAATGCAGGGCATATCTCCGCTTTTACAGTCGCTTTTACAAGATCAAATGCCGAGATTAAACGGTGCTAAATTGATCGTGAACGCACGACATGATGCAGAAGGAACGGCTTTACGTAAAAAGTATAGTCAGTTAATTGCTGATCAGTATGCGTCCTATGGGTTCCCGAACCTTCAGCTAATGACGGAAGTTGTACATTCAGAAGAAGCATTTCAGCAGTTTGTAGAGCAACGAAAACAAGAAGATACAGAAAAAGTATTACAAGCCATCACAGAAATGCAAAATAAAGAAAATGAAAAAAGTGATGGACCAGACCTACCAAAAGGTCCGCTTACAATTGGATATACGATTAAAGACGAGACGGTTCGCCTGGACTCCATTGTGGATGAAGAAAAGCGAATTGCCGTTGAAGGATACGTATTTGATGCAGAAACTAGAGAATTACGAAGCGGACGTACGCTTCTTATTTTTAAAGTGACAGATTATACAAACTCTATTATGGTTAAAATGTTTTCGCGTGACAAAGAAGATATTCCTTTACTTCAAGCGATTAAAAAAGGAATGTGGGTAAAGGTTCGCGGAAGTGTACAAAACGATACATTTGTCCGTGATCTAGTTATGATTGGAAATGATGTTAACGAGATTACCGGTCCCGCTAGACAGGATACAGCGCCTGAAGATGAAAAGCGTGTGGAACTTCACTTGCATACGCCAATGAGTCAAATGGATGCCGTTTCATCTGTTGGAGCTTTAGTCGGACAAGCCAAAAAATGGGGACATCCGGCTGTAGCGATAACTGATCACGCGGTTGCACAGTCGTTTCCTGAAGCGTATGGAGCCGGGAAAAAGAACGGCATTAAAATACTGTACGGAGTGGAAGTCAATTTAGTAGACGACGGTGTGCCGATTGCCTATAATCCGCAGCATGTGGATTTGACAGAAGCAACTTACGTAGTATTTGACGTTGAAACAACCGGTTTGTCAGCCGTATACGATACCATTATTGAACTTGCTGCCGTGAAGATGAAAGAAGGCGAAATCATCGATCGATTTGAACGTTTTGCAAATCCTCATCATCCTCTGTCTGCAACAACAATTGAGCTGACGGGTATTACAGATGATATGGTCCAAAATGCACCTGAAATCTCAGAAGTACTTCGGGATTTTCACGAGTGGATGGGCGACAGTATTTTAGTCGCTCATAATGCAAGCTTTGATATGGGATTTTTAAATATGGGGCTGCAAAAAATCGGATTAGAAAAAGCAGCTAACGGCGTTATTGATACGCTTGAACTCGGAAGATTTTTGTATCCGCATATGAAAAACCATCGTTTAAATACTCTTGCTAAAAAGTTTGATATTGAACTTGTACAGCATCACCGCGCGATTTATGATGCGGAAACAACCGGTTATTTGTTAAATAAAATGCTGAAAGATGCATTTGAACGTGAAATTACGATGCACGATCGCTTAAATGATTATATGGGAGAAGGGAATGCATATCAGCGGGCCCGTCCTTATCATGCGACGCTTTTAGCACAAAACGACGCAGGTTTAAAAAATCTATTTAAACTCGTTTCGATTTCTCATTTAAATTACTTTTATCGAGTTCCGCGAATTCCAAGATCTCAGCTCGACAAATATCGAGAAGGCATCTTGATTGGAACCGCATGTGACCGAGGCGAAGTATTCGAAGGCATGATGCAAAAAGGAATTGATGAAGTAGAAGGAGCAGCTGAATTTTATGATTACATCGAAGTACAGCCTCCTGACAACTACAAGCACTTAATTGAACTAGATTTAGTGCGAGATGAGAAAGCCTTAAAAGATATTATTAGCAATATTGTAAAGCTCGGTGAAAAGATTGGAAAGCCGGTTGTAGCAACAGGAAATGTTCACTATCTCAATCCGGAAGACAAAATTTACCGAAAAATTTTAATTGGTTCACAAGGCGGGGCTAACCCGTTAAACCGTCACCAGCTGCCGGATGTTCATTTTAGATCAACGGATGAGATGCTGAATTGTTTTTCATTTTTAGACGGGGACAAAGCGAAAGAAATTGTTGTTCATAATACGCAAAAAATAGCGGATATGATTGACGATATTAAACCAATTAAAGATGATTTATATACGCCAAAAATTGAAGGTGCAGACGAAGAAATGCGTGAAATGAGCTATGCGATGGCACGCAGCATCTACGGTGAAGAGCTGCCTGAAGTGGTAGAAGCTCGTCTAGAGAAAGAGTTGAAAAGTATTATCGGCCACGGGTTTGCTGTTATTTACTTGATCTCGCATAAACTCGTTAAAAAATCCTTGAATGATGGTTACTTAGTTGGTTCACGTGGTTCCGTAGGGTCTTCATTCGTTGCGACGATGACGGAAATTACAGAAGTAAACCCACTGCCGCCGCATTATGTTTGTCCAAAATGTAAGAAATCTGAGTTTTTTAATGACGGTTCCGTTGGTTCTGGATTCGACTTGCCGGACAAAAGCTGCGACGATTGTGGCGTACCATTTATTAAAGATGGACACGATATTCCGTTTGAAACGTTCTTAGGATTCAAAGGAGATAAAGTTCCCGACATCGATTTGAATTTTTCTGGAGAGTATCAGCCGCGAGCTCATAACTATACAAAAGTACTGTTTGGAGAAGATAATGTATACCGCGCGGGAACAATCGGTACAGTGGCCGAAAAAACAGCTTATGGCTATGTAAAAGGCTATGCCGGTGATCGTGATTTACATTTACGAAACGCAGAAGTGGATCGTTTAGTAGCAGGATGTACGGGTGTAAAACGTACAACGGGTCAGCATCCAGGGGGGATTATCGTTGTACCGGACTATATGGATATTTTCGATTTTTCACCGATCCAGTTTCCAGCTGACGACCGTAATTCCGAATGGAGAACAACTCATTTTGACTTCCATTCGATTCATGATAATTTATTAAAACTTGATATACTCGGACACGATGATCCGACCGTGATTCGCATGCTTCAAGATTTAAGTGGAATTGATCCAAAAACGATTCCGACGGATGATCCTGAAGTTATGAAAATTTTTAGCGGAACGGAATCACTTGGCGTAACAGAAGAGCAAATTATGTGTAAAACAGGAACGCTTGGCATACCTGAATTTGGAACGCGCTTTGTGCGTCAAATGTTAGAAGATACGAAGCCAACGACGTTTTCAGAGCTTGTTCAAATCTCGGGACTGTCGCACGGGACGGACGTGTGGCTTGGTAATGCGCAGGAGCTAATTCGCAATGATATTTGCAACTTAAGTGAAGTAATCGGCTGTCGTGATGACATTATGGTTTATCTGATTTATCAAGGCCTTGAACCTTCACTTGCCTTTAAAATTATGGAGTCTGTACGTAAAGGGAAAGGGCTAACACCTGAATTTGAAGAGGAAATGATCAAAAATGGTGTTCCGGACTGGTATATTGATTCTTGTAAAAAGATTAAGTATATGTTCCCTAAAGCCCATGCGGCTGCTTATGTATTGATGGCCGTGCGTATAGCTTATTTTAAAGTGCACCACGCGCTTCTTTATTACGCAGCATACTTTACGGTTCGTGCAGATGACTTTGATATTGATACGATGATCAAAGGCTCAACTGCCATTCGAGCGAAGATGGAAGAAATCAATGCCAAAGGTTTAGATGCATCTCCTAAAGAGAAAAACTTATTAACGGTGCTTGAGCTTTCTTTAGAAATGTGCGAACGAGGCTATTCATTTAAAAAAGTAGATTTATATGAATCGAGCGCAGACGAATTTTTAATTGACGGCACGTCTTTAGTTCCACCGTTTAATGCCATTCCCGGTCTTGGCACAAATGCAGCGCTGAACATTGTAAAAGCTCGTGAAACGGGAGAGTTTTTATCGAAAGAAGACTTGCAGCAGCGAGGCAAAGTATCGAAGACGATTTTAGAGTATCTAGACAACCATGGATGTCTTGAATCATTACCTGATCAGAACCAGCTTTCTCTTTTCTAA
- the rpsO gene encoding 30S ribosomal protein S15 yields MAITQERKNEIISEYKTHANDTGSPEVQIAVLTEQINNLNGHLRTHKKDHHSRRGLLKMVGRRRNLLNYLRNKDVTRYRELINKLGLRR; encoded by the coding sequence ATGGCTATCACACAAGAGCGTAAAAATGAAATCATTAGTGAGTACAAAACTCATGCGAACGACACTGGTTCTCCAGAAGTTCAAATCGCTGTCCTAACAGAGCAAATTAACAATCTAAACGGTCACTTACGTACTCATAAAAAGGATCACCATTCACGTCGTGGTCTTTTAAAAATGGTAGGTCGACGTCGTAACTTACTTAACTACCTACGTAACAAAGACGTTACTCGTTATCGTGAGTTAATCAACAAACTTGGTTTACGTCGATAA